A region of Deinococcota bacterium DNA encodes the following proteins:
- a CDS encoding 30S ribosomal protein S1 produces the protein MTAESEAVAQPDQEETAYAGDETAQEQAQSAVDGGPADQADQGSMMEAIEREMTMEDVIAASDDQLARKPIHRGMVTTGTVIMLSQDGVIVDVGAKIEGLIPYNQLYEFEVKADEAAKYVKSGDQIQVYVVRADIPNNTIILSKKRADQEKAWNLLQDIFEKGLPVEVEIVEKVRGGLVANLGVRAFLPASQIDVRRINDLSPYVDKRLKVRIIELNRKRNRVIISRRSIIEEEMVGVKEETLRRLEPGVKLEGEVVEITDFGVFVNLGGVDGLVHRSEIGYGRFNHPKEVLKVGDKVHVEVLDMDLERERINLSMKKLIADPWENVLTTYSVGQKVGGSVTNLTPFGAFVEIEPGLEGLIHVSEMSWTKRVRHPKEVLTEGDLVEAMILKVDMAQKRISLGLRQTQPDPWSSLPDRYPPGTEVTGPITGITEFGVFMEIEEGIEGLIHISELAHERIDDVAEQFKRGDEVTAVILNIDPIEQRASLSRKRLMPYTAAEGEGGGDYAYAGGGQRQSPGGRKGRRGGRRSSEIDYDYSYAATDAGGKTTTKLGDVYADLFAQFGLADKKEPAKPEASPESAAEAGETPAQAEAPATDAATDTAAAQPVAEAPETVAPAAETPEAAAEVEPQPEEASRPVVEARPEEDQDPENAIDAAEAAALLTAAFRQGRRPVAEQTEREETADEEEKLEESKV, from the coding sequence ATGACCGCCGAGTCCGAAGCCGTCGCGCAGCCCGACCAAGAAGAGACGGCGTACGCTGGCGATGAGACGGCGCAAGAGCAGGCGCAGAGCGCCGTCGACGGGGGTCCCGCCGACCAGGCCGACCAGGGCAGCATGATGGAAGCCATAGAGCGTGAGATGACCATGGAAGACGTCATCGCCGCCAGCGACGATCAGCTCGCCCGCAAGCCGATCCACCGCGGCATGGTCACCACCGGCACCGTCATCATGCTCTCGCAAGACGGCGTCATCGTCGATGTCGGCGCCAAGATCGAAGGGCTGATCCCCTACAACCAGCTCTACGAGTTCGAGGTCAAGGCCGATGAAGCCGCCAAGTACGTCAAGTCCGGCGACCAGATCCAGGTCTACGTGGTGCGCGCCGACATTCCCAACAACACCATCATCTTGTCCAAAAAGCGCGCCGACCAGGAAAAAGCCTGGAACCTATTGCAGGACATCTTCGAGAAGGGCTTGCCCGTCGAGGTCGAGATCGTCGAGAAGGTCCGCGGCGGTCTGGTCGCCAACTTGGGCGTCCGCGCCTTTTTGCCGGCCAGCCAGATCGACGTGCGCCGCATCAACGACCTCTCCCCCTACGTGGACAAGCGCCTCAAGGTCCGCATCATCGAGCTGAACCGCAAGCGCAACCGCGTCATCATCTCGCGTCGCTCCATCATCGAAGAGGAGATGGTCGGCGTCAAGGAGGAGACCCTCAGGCGGCTCGAGCCCGGCGTCAAGCTCGAGGGCGAGGTCGTCGAGATCACCGACTTCGGCGTCTTCGTGAACCTGGGCGGCGTCGACGGCCTGGTGCACCGCAGCGAGATCGGCTACGGCCGCTTCAACCACCCCAAGGAAGTCCTCAAGGTGGGCGACAAGGTCCATGTCGAGGTCTTGGACATGGACTTGGAGCGCGAGCGCATCAACCTGAGCATGAAAAAGCTCATCGCCGACCCCTGGGAAAACGTCCTGACCACCTACAGCGTCGGTCAGAAGGTTGGCGGCTCGGTCACCAACTTGACCCCCTTCGGCGCCTTTGTCGAGATCGAGCCGGGGCTCGAGGGCCTCATCCACGTCTCCGAGATGAGCTGGACGAAGCGCGTCCGCCACCCCAAAGAGGTGCTCACCGAGGGCGACCTGGTCGAGGCGATGATCCTCAAGGTGGACATGGCCCAAAAGCGCATCTCGCTCGGCCTGCGCCAGACCCAACCCGATCCCTGGAGCAGCCTCCCCGACCGCTACCCCCCCGGCACCGAGGTCACCGGGCCGATCACCGGCATCACCGAGTTTGGCGTCTTCATGGAGATCGAAGAGGGCATCGAGGGCCTGATCCACATCTCCGAGCTCGCCCACGAGCGCATCGACGACGTCGCCGAACAGTTCAAGCGCGGCGACGAGGTGACGGCGGTCATCTTGAACATCGACCCCATCGAGCAGCGCGCCAGCCTCTCGCGCAAGCGCCTCATGCCCTACACCGCCGCCGAGGGTGAGGGCGGTGGCGATTACGCCTATGCGGGCGGCGGTCAGCGCCAGAGCCCGGGTGGCCGCAAGGGCCGCCGTGGCGGTCGCCGCTCGAGCGAGATCGACTACGACTACTCCTACGCCGCCACCGACGCCGGAGGCAAGACGACGACCAAGTTGGGCGACGTCTACGCCGACCTCTTCGCCCAGTTCGGCCTCGCCGACAAGAAGGAACCCGCCAAGCCCGAAGCCAGCCCCGAGTCAGCGGCGGAAGCAGGCGAGACCCCGGCTCAGGCCGAAGCGCCCGCGACCGACGCCGCTACGGACACAGCCGCGGCGCAGCCCGTAGCGGAAGCTCCTGAAACCGTGGCGCCCGCAGCCGAAACCCCTGAAGCCGCGGCCGAAGTTGAGCCGCAGCCTGAAGAAGCGTCCAGGCCGGTGGTGGAAGCGCGCCCCGAGGAAGACCAAGACCCCGAGAACGCCATCGACGCCGCCGAGGCCGCCGCTCTCCTGACCGCCGCCTTCCGCCAGGGCAGAAGGCCGGTCGCCGAGCAGACCGAGAGGGAAGAGACGGCCGACGAGGAAGAGAAGCTCGAGGAGAGCAAGGTCTAG